The DNA window TGGAAACCAATTGACTCTAATGTGAATGAATTACGTTTTTTCTTTGCTGGAGGGGTTCGGATTTATTACATCATCCGAGAAAATGAAATTGTTTTGCTTCTTAATGGTGGTGACAAATCCACTCAAAGTAGAGACATAGCAACGGCTAAGGATTTGTTTAGCCAATTAGGGGAATAATCATGGCACTGGAATTAAAAGAATTTGAATTTGCACAAAACATTGAGACCAAGGAGGATGCGGCCTTATACCTTAGCGCATTCTTGGAGGACGGCGGAACGCAAAGCCTACTTGATGGATTGCGCCACCTGATACAAGCCAAAGGCATGAGCGAAACCGCAAGATTAAGCGGCATTAATCGCCAACATCTTTATCGCCTATTGAATGGCGAAACTCAGCCGAAATTTGAAACCCTTTATAAATTACTTCATGCACTGGGGTTTAAATTTTCAGTCAATGTAGCCTGACCTAACAGCATTGGCACGGCCTAGAGTAACCACTTGGTTGCAGGCCTGAAACTACCCTAGCCGGTAAGCAAGCCCGCATACTGCTTGATCAGGTTCGCACGATTGATAAACGGCGGTTAAAAAAGAAACTAGGCGTTATCCCTTTGGCTGTTTGGCATAAAACACTGATTGAAATGTTTACCTAGTCCGTGGCGATGGGGTTCAGGTAAGGGTTACAGGTTTTGGGGGTGTAGCCGGTGCGATTAACCAATCAACTCAGCCAACCATATCATGCCTGACAGATTAGGGCGGTAAACCGTTTGCCGTTGGTGGGGTTGTGTCGAGCGTATGGCGGTGAATGAATCGGGGGCGTGTTGCTTGCTGGTATGGCTGTTACCCACAAGGGGGGAGGTTATTGCCTGCAATTTGTCCATTTATTCTGTGCTTTAATAAATTGTTCTGGTCAAGCTTTTTTGGACACATCTTTTTTACAATTTTCATAGTCAATGGGCGATAAACCACCATTAGAACTATGAAGCCTAATTAAGTTGTAGTAGCGCATGTAACTCGCTACATCCTGTTTCATGCTTTCAGCGCTGGCGTGATGCACTTTAAATAGCCAATCATGCTTGAGACTACCAAAAAAACGTTCTACGACCGCATTATCCCAACAGGCACCCACATCACCCATCAACGCACGCATTTTCTGTTTAGCTAACAATCTCGCAAAACGCTTGCTGTAACGATTTCATGACCAACTCCACCGTCATGCGCTCACTGAGCGCCCAGCCAATAATACGGCGTGAGTAAAGATCCATCACAATACTCAAGTACAACCAACCTTGAGGGGTCTTTAAGTAGGTGATGTCACCCGCCCAAACTTGATTAATCCTAGTGGGATTAAAGTCCATCTTAATCAGGTTTTCTGCCACACGATGTGTAAGGTTTCGTTTTGTTGTAACCTTGTAGGCCCGTCGCTGCGTCACAACCAAGCCTGGTGTTTTCATTAGTCGACGCGTTTTTTCACGACTGAATTGGAAAACCGTTTTTTTGTAGGGCTTTAGCGAGCTCACGTGAGCCAAGACTTTGCCGACTGTCTTTAAATAACCGCTTGGCCATGCCTTGTAGCTCGAGTTCTTCGGGCGTAATACCTTTCTTAGGCTGTTTTTTCCAAGCATAGTAACCTGAACGGCTTAGCTTGAGCATCTTGCTGACAGACTTAACTGCTAAGCCCTCCTGAACCAGTTTTTCCATGAGTTCAAATCCTACAGGATGTCTTGTGCCAGAAGGGCCGAGGCTTTTTTTAAGATTTCTTTTTCGACCTTTAAACGCTTGTTTTCAGCACGTAGCTTTTTAAGTTCAGCTCGCTCATCTGGATCGAGCACAATCCCTTTGGCTTGCGATTCTAGATTGTCTTTCCACTTGTAAAGCAAATTGGTTCTAACCCCTAAGGATTGAGCAGCTTCAGCTACACTATATCCTTGCTCAGTCACTAAAGCGACGGCTTCTTTTTTAAACTCATCGCTGTAGGTTTTATAAGTTCTCTTTTCAGTCATGATCACTCCTAGCTCGACAATATCTATTGTCTCTAATAAAAGTGTCCATTGCTATTAGACCAGAACATCTTATATCGAATTAAAGAGGGGTTACGTGACGCGAGCGATCTGCAAGAAAAGATCGCTGTAACCAAGGAGCTCCCGGAAAGCGCTGATAAAAATGAAAAAATTAAAAGCATCAATGCCATGCACCCGAAACTCAAAAAACTCGCAGAGGCGCTTCCTGATTTTAAACTAACTGCAATACAAATTCAGTCGGAAACACCGGGCGCTATCAGCACAGAAGTGATGACGCAAGTCGAAAAAATTTCACTGAAAAAAGCGGATTTAAGAGCGGAGCCTACCAATGAAGAAATTAAATTTTTCGTTAAAGTTTCGAGTTTGGCGAATGGTGATGCGCTAGTAAATGTTCAAAATAAAGAAGGCTTTGAAAAGTTGACGATTTCGCGATTTGTGGATGGAGTAGATTGTTGTGACCACTTTTACCACGCAAGCCTTGAAAAAAGCGTGTTTGAAGTAACCCTTTTGCACGATGACGAGCTTGCGTCTGCAAAACCTAAGAGTATCTTAACAGCAAAAAAAGTTAACTTTCCATTCTCAGAAAAGGACATTTTGAATGGTTTTCTCAACAGAAATCGAACAAAAAATCAGCAGCAGGTAGAGCTTGATTTCAACCTTGACAGCGAGCAAGCTCGGTCACCTAAGATTTAAAAATTCACTTTGATTTGAGGGGGGCTAATTTTTAACGGGTGTTTGTTAAAAGCTTTATACCAGTATAGGGCGTTTAAACTAAGGGTTTTGGGTTTTTAACACACTCGTTTTATGTTAAATGGCGATTTTTATCTATAATCGCCGTTTTGAAGTTTTCATTTGGCAGGCCTTAGCGTGCATTGCGCCGGCCTTCACCGCCTCTTCAATCAGTGTTGGGGTGTGATCATCATGCCTCGTCCTCCAGCAGCGCGCGGTACTTTTTTTGTAGTACCAATAATACAGCGGCTTCAGCCAGCGCCTTATCTTTGCGCTTTAGTTCTTTTTGCAGTTTTTTTATCTGCGCTTGCGCTTCTTTTAGGGCATTCTGTTCATCAGTGGTTTGGGTTTTTGTCTGAGTCAAAGCGTGTTTCCATTGGGTGATATGTTAAACATAAAGGCCTTTTTGACGACAGTATTCACTGCGCTCCTGCGCATTCATCGCCGCCATTTCTATGATAACCGCTAACTTGGCTTCATTCGACCAAGATTGGGTATTTTTCACTTGCGATCCGGCTACAACTAAACCTTGTTCCTTGGCTTCCTTTAACCATCTGTAAAGCGCCGATTTACTGATTTGCTCTTGCTCTACAACCAACAAAACCGATTGATTGTGAGGAGGCAATAGTTTTTTAAGAGTCGTTTCTTTTATCTTCTGGTTTAACTTACTAACTTTTACGCCCCATTCCGACTAGTTGTGTTTTAAATTAAAAGCGACAACTAGTCTGACACAGGGGGCCACCTAGTGTTTGCAAGTCGAACACTATCAGAAGGCTGCATCAAAGTTACACTCAACTACAGCCTATAAAGAACATTAAGCTGTGGATTTTTTAGGCTTGTTAACCTGTAGTTTTTTACGAAATCTAATCGTGATGTAAATGATGACTAATTTCAGGATAAACATAAACATAAAGGCGATAAATAGAATTCTTTCAGAAATGCCAAGTGTCTGATGGTAAATGCCAATCCAGGCAAAAAAAGTAGCCAATATCAAGATTACCACTAAAGTCTTCCGGTGAGACAGTCCAAACATCAGCATCAAATGGTGTATATGGTTTTGATCAGCCTTGAAAGGTGATAAACCATTTAGTAAGCGCGCAAACATCACGCTAAAAATATCAAGGATTGGAACAAGCAAAATAAAAACCACGGCAATAGGGGGAAGCGTTTGATCAGATTGGCTAGAAGATTCAATCAAAAACCATGCACAGATAAAGCCTAAAAGTGTACTGCCTGAATCACCCAAGAAAATCTTACGTCTACTGTTAAAAATCCCAAGATT is part of the Thiomicrospira microaerophila genome and encodes:
- a CDS encoding type II toxin-antitoxin system RelE/ParE family toxin; translation: MKYRILTTTKFDKWFKSIKDKMTRYRLEARINQVARGNFGDWKPIDSNVNELRFFFAGGVRIYYIIRENEIVLLLNGGDKSTQSRDIATAKDLFSQLGE
- a CDS encoding addiction module antidote protein gives rise to the protein MALELKEFEFAQNIETKEDAALYLSAFLEDGGTQSLLDGLRHLIQAKGMSETARLSGINRQHLYRLLNGETQPKFETLYKLLHALGFKFSVNVA